The following are encoded together in the Actinoplanes sp. N902-109 genome:
- a CDS encoding ABC transporter family substrate-binding protein — MRHTRMHTALTVLVTAGLLTACSGGSGTTTTQVAAPRTGSTDINAQPVSALRTGGTLHLGITQWITQFNSGQVDGTQGDAQALLAMTQPRLWHLDESAKPSPNPDVLVSAAVTSTSPQVVTYKINPKAVWSDKTPITWQDFATQWRTRNGKDKRYQLAGSSGYDVIADVSKGADDREARVTFAEPYADWQQLFDPLLPGSAVDTPEEFNTGWIEKIPVVGGPWKIGSSDKTTQTLTFVPNPDYWGTKPVLDSIVFRSLDLSAWTDAYLNHEIDQAPGRQAEDYQRLAPAPKTKIRIGGRWDVTLLSLGSKGPLADVKVRQAIGAAIDRDAIAKAQSSGLPFQVHTVGNHFFMPSQDGYADNAGEYGRLDLARARSLLDQAGWTASADGRTRSKAGAPLKLTYVVSSSSTATFPQLIQNMLGQVGITVELRKVPGNDFFEKYVNRGSFDLVSFRNVDQVFPSMSYPAFLSNGGQNYARIGTPQIDALIGQAGAETDHGKQVALLNRIDQQLWQEEHSITLFQTPQISAVRDDLANFGAYGLRDDRQYTDTGFVK, encoded by the coding sequence ATGAGACACACGCGGATGCACACGGCGCTGACAGTGCTCGTCACGGCGGGCCTGCTGACCGCCTGCAGCGGCGGATCCGGCACGACCACCACCCAGGTCGCGGCGCCGAGGACCGGCAGCACCGACATCAACGCGCAGCCGGTCAGCGCGCTGAGGACCGGTGGCACCCTGCATCTGGGCATCACCCAGTGGATCACCCAGTTCAACTCGGGACAGGTCGACGGCACCCAGGGCGACGCGCAGGCGTTGCTGGCCATGACCCAGCCCCGGCTGTGGCACCTCGACGAGAGTGCCAAGCCGTCGCCCAACCCCGACGTGCTCGTGTCGGCCGCGGTGACGAGCACCAGCCCGCAGGTCGTCACGTACAAGATCAATCCGAAGGCGGTATGGTCGGACAAGACGCCGATCACCTGGCAGGATTTCGCCACCCAATGGCGCACCCGCAACGGCAAGGACAAGCGTTACCAGCTGGCCGGTAGCAGCGGCTACGACGTGATCGCCGATGTCAGCAAGGGCGCCGACGACCGTGAGGCCCGGGTGACGTTCGCCGAACCGTACGCCGACTGGCAGCAGCTGTTCGACCCGCTGCTGCCCGGCTCGGCGGTCGACACGCCCGAGGAGTTCAACACCGGCTGGATCGAGAAGATCCCGGTGGTGGGCGGCCCGTGGAAGATCGGCAGCTCCGACAAGACGACCCAGACGCTCACGTTCGTCCCCAACCCCGATTACTGGGGTACGAAGCCCGTGCTCGACTCGATCGTGTTCCGCTCGCTGGACCTGTCCGCGTGGACCGATGCGTACCTCAACCACGAGATCGACCAGGCCCCCGGCCGGCAGGCCGAGGACTACCAGCGGCTCGCCCCGGCTCCGAAGACGAAGATCCGGATCGGCGGCCGCTGGGATGTGACGCTGCTGAGCCTGGGCAGCAAGGGCCCCCTCGCCGATGTCAAGGTGCGCCAGGCCATCGGCGCGGCGATCGACCGCGACGCCATCGCCAAGGCCCAGTCGTCCGGCCTGCCGTTCCAGGTTCACACGGTCGGCAACCACTTCTTCATGCCCAGTCAGGACGGCTATGCCGACAACGCCGGCGAGTACGGCAGACTCGACCTCGCCCGCGCCAGGTCACTGCTCGACCAGGCCGGGTGGACTGCCTCCGCCGACGGCAGGACCCGCAGCAAGGCCGGGGCACCGCTCAAGCTCACCTACGTGGTCAGCTCCAGCAGCACCGCGACGTTCCCGCAACTCATCCAGAACATGCTCGGCCAGGTGGGCATCACCGTGGAGCTGCGCAAGGTGCCGGGCAACGACTTCTTCGAGAAGTACGTCAACCGCGGCTCGTTCGATCTGGTGTCGTTCCGCAATGTCGACCAGGTGTTCCCGTCGATGAGCTACCCGGCGTTCCTGAGCAACGGTGGTCAGAACTACGCCAGGATCGGTACACCGCAGATCGACGCGCTGATCGGCCAGGCCGGTGCGGAGACCGACCACGGCAAGCAGGTGGCCCTGCTCAACCGGATCGACCAGCAGCTGTGGCAGGAGGAACACTCGATCACGCTGTTCCAGACGCCGCAGATCTCCGCGGTCCGCGACGACCTGGCCAACTTCGGCGCGTACGGGCTGCGCGACGACCGTCAGTACACCGACACCGGCTTCGTCAAGTAG
- a CDS encoding ABC transporter permease, producing MLGYLLRRLGYFTVLMLVAAFLSYVLAATALSPRAYFEARQPPPPAAQVDAQLAVLGLDPHQPLLVRFGHWAVHAAHGDLGRSIKGGAPVNDEFGRRIGVSLRLLVVGTLLGTALGVLIGMWSAVRQYRLSDRTVTLISFVLLSTPTFLLALFLKIGALALNEHSGRQLISFTGEKTPGLHGSFAAVAADRAVHLLLPTLAIGLTSLAAYSRYQRSAMLDVLGADYLRTAEAKGLSRRRVLVKHGLRTALIPMSTFFAFGFLGVLTGATFTEKIFGWHGMGEWFIDSITNNDVNAVVAVNLFAAGTVLLSGLLADVLHALLDPRVRRG from the coding sequence GTGCTCGGCTACCTGCTGCGCCGGCTGGGGTACTTCACGGTGCTGATGCTGGTGGCGGCATTTCTGTCCTATGTGCTCGCTGCGACCGCACTGTCCCCACGGGCGTACTTCGAGGCGCGTCAACCACCCCCGCCGGCCGCCCAGGTCGACGCCCAGCTCGCGGTTCTCGGCCTCGACCCGCACCAGCCGCTGCTCGTGCGCTTCGGGCACTGGGCAGTTCACGCCGCCCACGGCGACCTCGGCCGCAGCATCAAGGGCGGGGCGCCGGTCAACGACGAGTTCGGCCGGCGGATCGGTGTCAGCCTGCGCCTGCTGGTCGTGGGCACGCTGCTCGGCACCGCGCTCGGCGTGCTGATCGGCATGTGGAGCGCGGTCCGGCAGTACCGGCTGTCCGACCGGACCGTGACCCTGATCTCGTTCGTGCTGCTGTCCACCCCGACGTTCCTGCTCGCGCTGTTCCTGAAGATCGGCGCCCTCGCGCTCAACGAGCACAGCGGACGGCAGCTCATCTCGTTCACCGGCGAGAAGACGCCCGGCCTGCACGGCTCGTTCGCCGCGGTAGCCGCCGACCGCGCGGTGCACCTGCTGCTGCCCACCCTGGCGATCGGGCTGACCAGCCTGGCCGCCTACAGCCGCTACCAGCGCAGCGCGATGCTCGACGTGCTCGGCGCGGACTACCTGCGCACCGCCGAGGCCAAGGGGCTGTCCCGCCGGCGGGTGCTGGTCAAGCACGGGCTGCGCACGGCGCTGATCCCGATGTCCACGTTCTTCGCGTTCGGGTTCCTCGGTGTGCTGACCGGCGCCACGTTCACCGAGAAGATCTTCGGCTGGCACGGCATGGGCGAGTGGTTCATCGACTCCATCACCAACAACGACGTCAACGCGGTCGTGGCGGTCAACCTGTTCGCCGCCGGCACGGTGCTGCTGTCGGGCTTGCTCGCCGATGTGCTGCACGCGCTGCTCGACCCGCGGGTGCGCCGTGGCTGA
- a CDS encoding dipeptide ABC transporter ATP-binding protein, translating to MADLSAELLAEAADSAGRAPTGRLRVVARRLVRHRGALAGLTVVVLLFVLAFAGPQLTPWSYHDIDYTALRQPPSATHWWGTNGIGQDTFAQTVRGLQKSLLIGLAVAVTATALAALVGAVAGYFGGRLERGLLLIVDVLLIFPSFLIISIISPRLRSGGWVAFIGLLALFGWMISARVVRTLTVSLKERQFVRAAQFMGVRPLTVVFRHILPNTASFLIIDATIAAGGAVMAETSLSYFGFGVQPPDVSLGTMIADGTAAAVTYPWLFFFPAILLIVFVIAVNLIGDGLRDAIDPASGTTRAAARKPVRRAVTTRPSGTDAVLDVRDLHIAFPAATGPAPVLRGVDLTVRRGEVLGIVGESGSGKSVTALAALGLLPAEATVTGSITITGEQVIGADRRALNRLRGRRAAIVFQDSLSAFTPVYRIGEQIAEAILAHRDIGRAAARRRAVELLALVGIADPELRAQAFPDEFSGGMRQRAMIAMAIANDPDLIIADEPTTALDVTVQAQILDVLHTAQRETGAALVLISHDLGVIARMADRVAVMYAGRVVETATAEELFARPLMPYTLGLIGALPTLDTTPGRRLVPIPGAFAGGDHTGCPFAGRCPMAEPACRAAEPALTGAPDHLVACRRAPEIAAGAMTPAEVYGIAPAATPPQPSDDEPILRVRGLRKTFRQRRTGDIHAVDGVDLTVRRGETLALVGESGCGKSTTLTEILRLQPPEAGTVELLGHRVHAGLRRADRAALRRDIQLVFQDPMASLDPRLTVGDIIAEPMRAHGAQKNAVAVRVPEVLRLVGLEPGHAGRFPHEFSGGQRQRIAIARALSVEPALLVLDEPVSALDVSVQAGVLNMVQDLKARLGLAYLFVTHDLAVVATIADRVSVMYLGRIVETGDVAAVFGAPRHPYTRALLSAVPVPDPVAERERERILLPGDPPSAGVRHTGCRFRARCPLFARLPAAEKALCAAEEPSLDGDQRQQAACHYAG from the coding sequence GTGGCTGACCTGTCCGCCGAACTGCTCGCCGAGGCAGCCGACAGTGCCGGGCGCGCCCCCACCGGCCGGTTGCGCGTCGTCGCCCGCCGGCTGGTCCGCCACCGCGGCGCCCTGGCCGGGCTGACCGTGGTCGTGCTGCTGTTCGTGCTGGCGTTCGCCGGGCCGCAGCTCACCCCGTGGTCCTACCACGACATCGACTACACCGCGCTGCGCCAGCCGCCGTCGGCGACGCACTGGTGGGGCACCAACGGCATCGGGCAGGACACCTTCGCCCAGACCGTGCGGGGGCTGCAGAAATCGCTGCTGATCGGTCTCGCCGTCGCGGTCACGGCCACCGCTCTGGCCGCCCTCGTCGGCGCGGTCGCCGGCTACTTCGGCGGCCGGCTCGAACGCGGCCTGCTCCTGATCGTCGACGTCCTGCTCATCTTCCCGTCGTTCCTGATCATCTCGATCATCTCGCCGCGGCTGCGCAGCGGCGGCTGGGTCGCGTTCATCGGCCTGCTCGCGCTGTTCGGCTGGATGATCTCCGCGCGGGTCGTGCGCACGCTGACGGTGTCGCTCAAGGAACGGCAGTTCGTACGGGCCGCGCAGTTCATGGGTGTCCGGCCGCTGACCGTCGTGTTCCGGCACATCCTGCCCAACACCGCGTCCTTCCTCATCATCGACGCGACCATCGCCGCGGGCGGGGCGGTGATGGCCGAGACGTCGCTGTCCTACTTCGGCTTCGGCGTCCAGCCCCCCGACGTCTCGCTCGGCACGATGATCGCCGACGGCACCGCCGCCGCGGTCACCTACCCCTGGCTGTTCTTCTTCCCCGCCATCCTGCTGATCGTGTTCGTCATCGCGGTGAACCTGATCGGCGACGGCCTGCGCGACGCCATCGACCCGGCCTCGGGCACCACCCGCGCCGCCGCCCGCAAACCCGTCCGGCGCGCCGTCACCACCCGGCCGTCCGGCACCGATGCCGTCCTGGACGTACGCGACCTGCACATCGCCTTCCCGGCCGCGACCGGGCCGGCGCCGGTGCTGCGCGGCGTCGACCTCACCGTGCGCCGCGGCGAGGTGCTCGGCATCGTGGGCGAATCCGGCTCGGGCAAGTCGGTCACCGCGCTCGCCGCCCTCGGCCTGCTCCCGGCGGAGGCCACCGTCACCGGCTCGATCACGATCACCGGCGAGCAGGTGATCGGCGCCGACCGCCGCGCGCTGAACCGGCTGCGCGGGCGCCGGGCCGCCATCGTGTTCCAGGACTCGCTATCGGCGTTCACGCCGGTCTACCGGATCGGGGAGCAGATCGCCGAGGCCATCCTGGCGCACCGCGACATCGGCCGCGCCGCCGCCCGGCGCCGCGCCGTCGAACTGCTCGCCCTGGTCGGCATCGCCGACCCCGAGCTGCGCGCGCAGGCCTTTCCCGACGAGTTCTCCGGTGGCATGCGCCAGCGCGCCATGATCGCCATGGCCATCGCCAACGACCCCGACCTGATCATCGCGGACGAGCCGACCACCGCCCTGGACGTCACCGTGCAGGCGCAGATCCTGGACGTGCTGCACACCGCGCAGCGCGAGACCGGCGCCGCACTCGTGCTGATCAGCCACGATCTCGGCGTCATCGCCCGGATGGCCGACCGCGTCGCGGTCATGTACGCCGGACGGGTCGTCGAGACCGCCACCGCCGAGGAGTTGTTCGCCCGCCCGCTGATGCCCTACACGCTCGGGCTGATCGGGGCGCTGCCCACGCTGGACACCACACCCGGGCGGCGGCTCGTGCCGATCCCGGGCGCCTTCGCCGGTGGTGACCACACCGGCTGCCCCTTCGCCGGCCGCTGCCCGATGGCCGAACCCGCCTGCCGCGCCGCGGAGCCCGCGTTGACCGGGGCGCCGGACCACCTGGTGGCCTGCCGGCGGGCACCGGAGATCGCCGCAGGGGCGATGACACCCGCCGAGGTGTACGGCATCGCCCCCGCGGCGACACCACCGCAACCGTCCGACGACGAGCCGATCCTGCGGGTGCGCGGACTGCGCAAGACGTTCCGGCAGCGCCGCACCGGCGACATCCACGCCGTCGACGGCGTCGACCTGACCGTCCGGCGCGGTGAGACCCTGGCGCTGGTCGGCGAGTCCGGCTGCGGCAAGTCCACCACGCTCACCGAGATCCTGCGGTTGCAACCGCCTGAGGCCGGCACGGTGGAACTGCTCGGCCACCGGGTCCACGCCGGGCTGCGCCGCGCCGACCGGGCCGCCCTGCGCCGCGACATCCAACTGGTGTTCCAGGACCCGATGGCCAGCCTGGATCCCCGGCTGACCGTGGGCGACATCATCGCCGAACCGATGCGGGCCCACGGTGCGCAGAAGAACGCGGTGGCCGTACGGGTCCCGGAAGTGCTCCGGCTCGTCGGTCTGGAACCCGGTCACGCGGGGCGGTTCCCGCACGAGTTCTCCGGCGGGCAGCGCCAGCGCATCGCGATCGCCCGCGCGCTCAGCGTCGAGCCCGCCCTGCTCGTGCTGGACGAGCCGGTGTCCGCGCTCGACGTGTCCGTGCAGGCCGGGGTGCTCAACATGGTGCAGGACCTCAAGGCACGGCTGGGCCTGGCCTACCTGTTCGTCACCCACGATCTGGCCGTGGTTGCCACGATCGCCGACCGGGTCAGCGTCATGTATCTCGGCCGCATCGTCGAGACCGGCGATGTCGCGGCGGTGTTCGGGGCACCCCGTCATCCGTACACCCGGGCGTTGCTCTCCGCCGTGCCGGTGCCCGACCCGGTGGCCGAGCGCGAACGCGAGCGGATCCTGCTGCCCGGTGACCCGCCCAGCGCCGGGGTGCGGCACACCGGCTGCCGCTTCCGGGCGCGCTGTCCCCTGTTCGCCCGGCTGCCCGCGGCGGAGAAGGCGCTGTGCGCCGCCGAGGAACCTTCCCTCGACGGCGACCAGCGACAGCAGGCCGCCTGTCACTACGCCGGCTGA
- a CDS encoding LLM class flavin-dependent oxidoreductase — protein sequence MSVLSILDPLRVAEDYATVDQLSRGRLELVIGNGNELRQLPMFGIGDGEQRDALAEKYELLRRLWREENVSWQGRFRGELTGVTSLPRPYAGAPRVWHGSATTLTSAELAGRWGDPLFSADAIQPRDNYTVLIDHYRQRYAEHGHDPRFAYVAAGAGFLYPADTTQEAARRSGRRTNRSSRSSTGPATTRRATR from the coding sequence GTGTCGGTGCTGTCGATCCTCGACCCGCTGCGGGTGGCCGAGGACTACGCCACCGTCGACCAGCTGTCCCGGGGCCGCCTGGAGCTGGTCATCGGCAACGGCAACGAGCTGCGCCAGCTGCCCATGTTCGGCATCGGCGACGGCGAGCAGCGGGACGCGCTGGCCGAGAAGTACGAGCTGTTGCGGCGGCTCTGGCGGGAGGAGAACGTCAGCTGGCAGGGCCGGTTCCGCGGCGAGCTGACCGGGGTGACCAGCCTGCCCCGGCCGTACGCCGGGGCACCGCGGGTGTGGCACGGCTCGGCCACCACCCTGACCTCCGCCGAGCTCGCCGGCCGGTGGGGTGACCCGCTGTTCTCCGCGGACGCGATCCAGCCGCGCGACAACTACACCGTCCTCATCGACCACTACCGGCAGCGCTATGCCGAGCACGGCCATGACCCACGCTTCGCCTATGTCGCGGCGGGCGCCGGGTTCCTGTATCCGGCCGACACCACCCAGGAGGCCGCGCGGCGTTCGGGCCGACGTACGAACAGATCGTCGCGTTCGTCAACCGGCCCGGCAACCACACGCCGGGCAACGAGATGA
- a CDS encoding carbonic anhydrase, whose protein sequence is MSVTDELLRHAEHYAAGFDKGDLPLPPARHVAVLACMDARLNPYGLLGLAEGDAHVIRNAGGVVTADALRSLAISQRLLGTTEIVLIHHTGCGMLTFTDDEFKASIQADVGVKPLWAAEAFADLDDDVRQSVRRILDDPFIPVKDSVRGFVYEVETGRLREVDQR, encoded by the coding sequence ATGAGTGTCACCGACGAGCTGCTGCGCCATGCCGAGCACTACGCCGCCGGCTTCGACAAGGGCGATCTGCCCCTGCCACCCGCCCGGCACGTGGCGGTGCTGGCCTGCATGGATGCGCGGCTCAACCCGTACGGGCTGCTCGGTCTTGCCGAGGGTGACGCCCACGTCATCCGCAACGCCGGCGGGGTCGTCACCGCCGACGCCCTGCGCAGCCTGGCGATCAGCCAGCGGCTGCTCGGCACCACCGAGATCGTGCTCATCCACCACACCGGCTGCGGGATGCTCACCTTCACCGACGACGAGTTCAAGGCGAGCATCCAGGCCGATGTGGGCGTCAAACCGTTGTGGGCCGCCGAGGCGTTCGCCGACCTCGACGACGACGTGCGCCAGTCGGTGCGGCGGATCCTCGACGACCCGTTCATCCCGGTGAAGGACTCGGTCCGCGGCTTCGTCTACGAGGTCGAGACGGGCCGGCTGCGCGAGGTGGATCAGCGATGA
- a CDS encoding DUF1684 domain-containing protein yields MPAYEPAAKWIVTGRFVPSDPPRDVTVGAAVEGREHVYASPGRVEFSVDGVPLALTVFNGRRPGSLLALFTDETSGVATYAANRSLTIDPPAADGAVVLDFTRATNLPCAYTEFATCPLPASPRGRCSAPSRCARRAVGPGTRRRLAAAGGGRATVGRCPSLNATATRLPPWPCTARCWRCNWAGARSASSGRARSPMTS; encoded by the coding sequence GTGCCCGCGTACGAGCCGGCTGCGAAGTGGATCGTCACCGGCCGCTTCGTGCCGTCCGACCCGCCACGGGACGTCACCGTCGGCGCAGCGGTCGAAGGGCGGGAGCACGTGTACGCATCGCCGGGCCGGGTCGAGTTCTCGGTCGACGGCGTGCCGCTCGCCTTGACGGTGTTCAACGGGCGCCGGCCGGGCTCGTTGCTCGCACTGTTCACCGACGAGACGTCCGGCGTCGCCACGTACGCCGCGAACCGCAGCCTCACGATCGACCCGCCGGCCGCAGACGGCGCGGTGGTGCTCGACTTCACCCGGGCGACGAACCTGCCGTGCGCGTACACCGAGTTCGCGACGTGCCCGCTGCCGGCATCGCCCCGCGGGCGGTGCAGCGCCCCATCCCGCTGTGCTCGGCGGGCAGTCGGCCCCGGCACCCGCCGGCGACTTGCCGCAGCCGGTGGCGGCCGGGCTACGGTGGGCCGATGTCCGTCACTGAACGCTACGGCGACCCGGCTGCCGCCCTGGCCGTGCACAGCGAGGTGCTGGCGCTGCAACTGGGCCGGCGCTCGGTCCGCAAGTTCGGGCCGCGCACGGTCACCGATGACGAGCTGA
- a CDS encoding NADPH-dependent oxidoreductase, with product MLALQLGRRSVRKFGPRTVTDDELTALVAAAQSAPTSSNLQPWSVIAVRDPARKARLAALAGDQAFVAQAPLFLVWVADLGRARRLARRAGAQLDAADYLETTLIGFVDTALAAQNAVLAASSLGLGSVFVGAVRNRPAEVAAELGLPPHAVAAFGLAVGEPDPSEQAGVKPRLPQAAVLHHETYDADAADAHVATYDQRLSAYNGRFGLPGDWSGRVLARLRGPEAMAGRHRLREILDKLGLPSR from the coding sequence GTGCTGGCGCTGCAACTGGGCCGGCGCTCGGTCCGCAAGTTCGGGCCGCGCACGGTCACCGATGACGAGCTGACCGCGCTGGTGGCGGCGGCCCAGTCCGCGCCGACCTCGTCCAACCTGCAACCGTGGAGCGTGATCGCGGTCCGCGACCCCGCCCGCAAGGCCCGCCTCGCCGCGCTCGCCGGCGATCAGGCGTTTGTCGCACAGGCGCCGCTGTTCCTGGTCTGGGTGGCCGACCTGGGCCGGGCCCGGCGCCTGGCCCGGCGCGCCGGTGCCCAGCTGGACGCGGCCGACTACCTGGAGACCACGCTCATCGGTTTCGTGGACACCGCGCTCGCGGCCCAGAACGCGGTGCTGGCGGCGAGCTCGCTGGGGCTCGGCTCGGTGTTCGTGGGCGCGGTGCGCAACCGCCCGGCCGAGGTCGCGGCCGAGCTGGGCCTGCCGCCGCACGCGGTGGCGGCGTTCGGGCTGGCCGTCGGCGAGCCGGACCCGAGTGAGCAGGCCGGGGTCAAGCCCCGGTTGCCCCAGGCCGCGGTGCTGCACCACGAGACGTACGACGCGGACGCGGCGGACGCCCACGTCGCCACCTACGACCAGCGGCTCTCGGCGTACAACGGCCGGTTCGGTCTGCCCGGCGACTGGAGCGGGCGGGTGCTGGCCCGGCTGCGCGGACCGGAGGCCATGGCCGGGCGGCACCGGCTGCGCGAAATCCTGGACAAGCTCGGCCTGCCCTCGCGGTGA
- a CDS encoding dolichyl-phosphate-mannose--protein mannosyltransferase, with translation MTTATAETARILQTPPAPEAGGGRGVPEVVRRRLATLENWLDPYSWVVTGLISAVALMLRLNGITHPRGYVFDEIYYPTDAWDMLQRGVEWDTERDQPAYVVHPPLGKWLIALGEKAFGNTELGWRFPAAIAGTLMILILIRVAYRMFHSVVLAGAAGLLMTLDGFQFVLSRTSLLDIFLGLFVLMTFAAVLLDRDRYRRGWLRALEAGARRPRAAPWWLLVAGVCFGLACGVKWSALFFAPFLAGLVVLWRVQARRSAGVRRAFVPGLAGDLGRLILGAGLTVVTYLATWIGWFSTDDGFGRHFRREHGLSEPPVLGALLNLVHYHHQAYTFHSGLTQTHRYQSWPWQWLLLGRPVAFWAPPNVPGCGAPKCVPEILLLGTPLLWWSFLPALAALTWLGIARRDWRAFAIGTGVVAGLLPWFFFALRDGRTMFSFYALPALPFLILAVVYVLGALMTGSPERRLIGAVTAGVYVTLVALCFAYFYPIFVGQLIPYDDWWSRMWLGNRWV, from the coding sequence GTGACCACGGCCACAGCGGAGACCGCGCGCATCCTGCAAACCCCGCCCGCACCCGAGGCCGGCGGTGGGCGCGGCGTCCCCGAGGTCGTGCGGCGGCGGCTGGCGACGCTGGAGAACTGGCTCGACCCGTACTCCTGGGTCGTCACGGGGTTGATCTCAGCCGTGGCGCTGATGCTGCGGCTGAACGGGATCACCCACCCCCGGGGCTACGTCTTCGACGAGATCTACTACCCGACCGACGCCTGGGACATGCTGCAGCGCGGCGTGGAGTGGGACACCGAGCGCGACCAGCCCGCGTACGTCGTGCACCCGCCGCTGGGCAAGTGGCTGATCGCGCTGGGCGAGAAGGCGTTCGGCAACACCGAGCTGGGCTGGCGCTTCCCCGCCGCGATCGCCGGCACGCTGATGATCCTGATCCTCATCCGGGTCGCCTACCGGATGTTCCACTCGGTCGTGCTCGCCGGTGCCGCGGGCCTGCTGATGACCCTCGACGGCTTCCAGTTCGTGCTGTCCCGCACCTCGCTGCTCGACATCTTCCTCGGCCTGTTCGTGCTGATGACCTTCGCAGCCGTCCTGCTCGACCGCGACCGGTACCGCCGGGGCTGGCTGCGGGCGCTCGAAGCCGGTGCGCGGCGGCCCCGGGCCGCGCCGTGGTGGCTGCTGGTCGCCGGGGTCTGCTTCGGCCTGGCCTGCGGGGTGAAATGGAGTGCGCTGTTCTTCGCGCCGTTCCTCGCCGGGCTGGTCGTGCTGTGGCGGGTGCAGGCGCGCCGCTCGGCCGGGGTGCGCCGGGCGTTCGTGCCGGGTCTGGCCGGCGACCTCGGCCGGCTGATCCTCGGTGCCGGGCTGACCGTGGTCACCTATCTGGCCACGTGGATCGGCTGGTTCAGCACCGACGACGGCTTCGGCCGGCACTTCCGGCGCGAGCACGGGCTCAGCGAACCACCCGTGCTGGGGGCCTTGCTCAACCTCGTGCACTACCACCACCAGGCGTACACGTTCCACAGCGGACTCACCCAGACCCACCGCTATCAGTCGTGGCCCTGGCAGTGGTTGCTGCTCGGCCGGCCCGTCGCGTTCTGGGCCCCGCCGAACGTGCCGGGGTGCGGTGCGCCGAAGTGCGTACCGGAGATCCTGCTGCTGGGCACGCCCCTGCTGTGGTGGTCGTTCCTGCCCGCCCTGGCCGCCCTGACCTGGCTGGGCATCGCCCGCCGCGACTGGCGCGCCTTCGCCATCGGTACGGGTGTGGTGGCGGGTCTGCTGCCGTGGTTCTTCTTCGCGCTCCGGGACGGGCGCACGATGTTCTCCTTCTACGCGCTGCCCGCCCTGCCGTTCCTCATCCTGGCCGTCGTGTACGTCCTCGGCGCGCTGATGACCGGATCGCCCGAGCGCCGGCTGATCGGCGCGGTGACCGCGGGCGTGTACGTCACCCTGGTCGCGCTCTGCTTCGCCTACTTCTACCCGATCTTCGTGGGGCAGCTCATCCCGTACGACGACTGGTGGTCGCGCATGTGGCTCGGCAACCGCTGGGTCTGA
- a CDS encoding DUF1684 domain-containing protein, translating to MTHAAAADHDAWRASRRSAVAGPTGNLALIDTRWGATDPAAELAGQPATVTATTLQRRDPITGIQEHGVRLWDADSPAIQNFEGIDTFAYDPAWVLEARYTEVPGARQVPFQHLRDAGFTRDLPVPGDIDVTIGGRDYTLSAFDDDGTLLLVFGDPTNGVQTYGSGRFLFVDRAPGQDRVLLDFNRAFVPPCGFSPHYNCPLPPPQNRIAVPVEAGEKVPVFTNETEK from the coding sequence ATGACACACGCCGCAGCGGCGGACCACGACGCCTGGCGCGCGAGCCGCCGCAGCGCCGTCGCCGGACCCACCGGCAACCTGGCCCTGATCGACACCCGGTGGGGTGCCACCGACCCGGCCGCCGAGCTGGCCGGGCAGCCCGCCACCGTGACCGCCACCACTCTGCAGCGCCGGGACCCGATCACCGGCATCCAGGAGCACGGCGTCCGGCTCTGGGACGCGGATTCCCCGGCGATCCAGAACTTCGAGGGCATCGACACGTTCGCCTACGACCCGGCCTGGGTGCTCGAGGCGCGCTACACCGAGGTGCCCGGCGCCCGGCAGGTGCCGTTCCAGCACCTGCGCGACGCCGGCTTCACCCGGGACCTGCCGGTGCCCGGCGACATCGACGTCACCATCGGCGGCCGGGACTACACGCTCAGCGCGTTCGACGACGACGGCACGCTGCTGCTGGTCTTCGGCGACCCGACCAACGGCGTGCAGACGTACGGCTCCGGGCGGTTCCTGTTCGTCGACCGGGCCCCCGGGCAGGACCGGGTGCTGCTCGACTTCAACCGCGCGTTCGTCCCGCCGTGCGGCTTCTCCCCGCACTACAACTGCCCCCTGCCGCCCCCGCAGAACCGGATCGCCGTGCCCGTCGAGGCCGGCGAGAAGGTTCCCGTGTTCACGAACGAGACGGAGAAATGA